Proteins encoded in a region of the Marinococcus sp. PL1-022 genome:
- a CDS encoding LacI family DNA-binding transcriptional regulator gives MSSIKDVAKLSGVSVTTVSRVMNNRGYIGKETRSRVEKAMQELDYQPNQIARSLQRSRSGLIGVIVPDLAHPFFSELINEIEAYANGRHYKIIVCNSLHDAEKEANYINMLRQNRADGIIVCSHTLSTEKYEHEEMPVISFDRVISPSIPYVASDNYLGGEIATRHLIERGCKKILHISGPLEYDLLANRRKDAFELTAMKAGITYMSIEGAYIEATFEDNYKFIEEHISAVLENYDGIFCSNDLLAYALYVYASRHHIHVPDELKIIGYDNHSFTRMLQTPRLTTIQQPLDKLGEALAFSLINNIERQENGAHNQNIVLDVQLIKGDTT, from the coding sequence ATGTCCAGTATCAAAGATGTTGCGAAATTATCCGGCGTTTCCGTAACCACTGTTTCAAGAGTTATGAACAACCGCGGCTATATCGGAAAAGAAACGAGAAGCCGGGTGGAAAAGGCTATGCAGGAACTCGATTACCAACCGAACCAGATTGCCCGGTCACTGCAGCGCAGCCGTTCCGGATTAATCGGCGTAATTGTGCCGGACCTGGCCCATCCCTTCTTTTCTGAACTGATTAATGAAATTGAAGCTTACGCAAACGGCCGGCATTACAAAATCATCGTCTGTAATTCCCTGCACGATGCCGAAAAGGAAGCCAACTATATAAATATGCTCCGACAGAACCGGGCGGATGGTATTATTGTATGCAGTCATACATTGTCCACTGAAAAATATGAGCATGAAGAAATGCCGGTCATCTCTTTCGACCGTGTAATTTCCCCTTCTATTCCTTATGTCGCCAGTGATAACTATCTGGGCGGGGAGATTGCCACCAGACATCTGATTGAACGCGGATGCAAAAAAATCCTTCATATTTCGGGACCGCTTGAATACGACCTGCTTGCCAACCGGCGCAAAGATGCCTTTGAATTAACAGCTATGAAGGCAGGCATCACTTATATGAGTATCGAGGGAGCCTATATTGAAGCAACCTTTGAAGATAATTATAAATTTATTGAAGAACACATCAGTGCTGTTCTTGAAAACTATGACGGTATATTCTGCAGTAATGATCTGCTCGCGTATGCGTTATATGTCTATGCCTCCAGGCATCATATCCATGTGCCGGATGAGCTGAAAATTATTGGCTATGATAACCACAGCTTTACCCGCATGCTGCAGACGCCCAGGCTGACAACTATTCAGCAGCCACTTGATAAATTGGGAGAAGCACTTGCTTTTTCCTTAATCAATAATATTGAACGGCAGGAAAATGGTGCACATAATCAAAACATTGTGCTCGACGTGCAGTTGATTAAAGGCGATACCACCTGA
- a CDS encoding FecCD family ABC transporter permease, whose protein sequence is MRQQTEPSTYKDDITSRPVTAVLMFIAGLPILGFIFLLSISVGAADVEIGTVWNALFHYDASLNDHVVIRELRLPRAIADIVVGACFAVAGAIMQGMTRNPLAESGILGINAGSIFMVAVCFAFLPGLSYNLLIVFSFLGAAISMGLIFGIASLSRIGLTPLRMVLAGAAINALFTALSEGIAIHFDLSQDIAFWYAGGLSGVRWEQLLPALPWMGGALVFAVALSRSVTILSLGDDIASGLGQRVGLIKLLCTLAVLFLAGIAVSIAGPIGFVGLVIPHVVRFFVGVDYRAIIPCSIVVGGIFMSLADIGARIINPPYETPLGSLFALIGVPFFLYIARRERREL, encoded by the coding sequence ATGCGTCAACAAACGGAACCTTCCACCTATAAAGACGATATTACTTCACGTCCTGTAACAGCTGTACTAATGTTTATTGCCGGCCTTCCCATACTTGGATTTATTTTTTTACTTTCGATTTCTGTCGGTGCTGCAGACGTGGAGATTGGTACCGTTTGGAACGCATTGTTTCACTATGACGCTTCCTTGAATGATCACGTTGTTATCCGCGAGCTTCGTCTTCCCCGGGCTATTGCAGATATTGTTGTCGGTGCCTGCTTCGCCGTAGCCGGAGCCATCATGCAGGGAATGACAAGAAATCCACTGGCCGAATCCGGAATTCTGGGCATCAATGCAGGTTCAATTTTTATGGTGGCGGTTTGTTTTGCGTTTCTGCCGGGGCTCTCTTATAACCTGTTGATAGTGTTTTCTTTTTTAGGGGCCGCGATCAGCATGGGGCTGATTTTTGGGATTGCTTCACTTTCACGCATCGGCCTGACACCTCTTCGTATGGTGCTTGCCGGGGCGGCGATTAACGCCCTGTTTACAGCGTTAAGTGAAGGCATCGCCATTCACTTTGATCTCAGCCAGGATATTGCCTTTTGGTACGCCGGTGGATTATCCGGTGTCCGGTGGGAGCAGCTGCTGCCCGCCCTTCCATGGATGGGGGGAGCGCTTGTATTTGCGGTCGCCCTGTCCAGGTCTGTTACTATTTTAAGTCTCGGGGACGATATCGCTTCAGGCCTTGGGCAGCGTGTCGGCCTGATAAAACTACTCTGCACACTCGCCGTTTTGTTTCTCGCCGGCATTGCCGTATCCATCGCTGGCCCTATCGGGTTTGTCGGTCTCGTTATCCCACACGTCGTCCGGTTTTTCGTGGGAGTTGACTACCGGGCGATCATCCCGTGCTCTATCGTGGTGGGCGGCATTTTTATGTCGCTTGCCGATATTGGTGCCAGGATTATTAATCCGCCGTACGAAACCCCTCTCGGTTCTTTATTCGCGCTTATCGGTGTGCCCTTCTTTTTATACATTGCGCGCCGCGAGAGGAGGGAACTCTAA
- a CDS encoding iron ABC transporter permease encodes MHSIFSGEWERRRRRRRIFVFSFLAILIFIVLLFSMNSGVTPLGPLEVIKTLFGFGDSNQNLVLFQFRLPRIVLALLVGAALAVSGCVLQGISRNSLADPGILGITTGAGLFVVLYISFFSSIDAASPYLLPVFALVGGLLAAALIYVLAYDRQLGLVPMRMILTGIAVAAGLNALMTVLMLRLQPEQFDFVAIWLAGRIYGSTWPYVYSFLPWFIILSIFIYYRWRALDTLTFGEQMAKGLGLRVEKERLLLTFASVALAASAVSVSGGIGFVGLIAPHIARRLIGPNHALALPASALLGGLLLLFADTLGRTIIQPSEIHAGIVVAVIGAPYFLYLLARSNV; translated from the coding sequence ATGCATTCTATATTTTCCGGCGAGTGGGAACGCAGGCGCCGCAGACGGCGCATTTTTGTATTCAGCTTCCTCGCCATTCTAATATTTATCGTGCTTCTTTTCAGCATGAATTCCGGAGTTACTCCGCTGGGGCCGTTAGAGGTGATAAAAACGCTTTTCGGCTTTGGCGACAGTAACCAGAATCTCGTACTATTTCAGTTCCGCCTGCCCCGGATTGTACTCGCTCTTCTTGTCGGGGCAGCACTTGCCGTTTCAGGCTGCGTGCTCCAGGGAATCTCCCGTAACAGCCTGGCAGACCCGGGTATTCTCGGCATCACTACCGGCGCAGGATTATTTGTAGTTTTATACATTTCGTTTTTCAGTTCGATTGATGCTGCTTCTCCGTACTTACTGCCGGTATTCGCGCTTGTTGGAGGACTGCTCGCTGCAGCATTAATTTATGTTCTTGCCTACGACCGGCAGCTTGGTCTCGTGCCGATGAGAATGATACTGACCGGTATTGCAGTGGCTGCCGGGCTGAATGCACTGATGACCGTTCTCATGCTGCGTCTGCAGCCGGAACAGTTTGACTTTGTCGCTATATGGCTGGCTGGAAGAATTTACGGATCCACCTGGCCTTATGTATATTCGTTTCTTCCCTGGTTTATTATTTTATCGATTTTCATTTATTACCGGTGGCGCGCGCTCGATACCCTTACCTTCGGCGAACAGATGGCAAAAGGGCTGGGCCTCCGGGTGGAAAAGGAACGCCTTCTGCTCACCTTCGCTTCAGTGGCGCTTGCAGCATCGGCGGTTTCTGTCAGCGGCGGCATCGGATTTGTCGGACTGATTGCCCCTCATATAGCCCGGAGGCTGATCGGTCCCAACCATGCGCTTGCTCTCCCTGCCTCGGCGCTTCTCGGTGGACTTCTGCTTCTGTTTGCGGACACCCTTGGCCGTACTATTATTCAGCCGTCGGAAATTCATGCAGGGATTGTTGTTGCAGTTATTGGCGCTCCTTATTTCCTATACCTGCTTGCCAGAAGCAATGTCTAA
- a CDS encoding ABC transporter ATP-binding protein — protein MIETDQLHIGYDQQTIVNDLNIEIPSGKITALVGANGSGKSTILKALSRLMKPSKGVVYLNGSSIHSQKTKELAKQMAILPQNPEAPQGLTVTELVTYGRAPHQRGFGSLKAHDKEMIGWAIEITGMREFANRPIDHLSGGQRQRAWIAMALAQETETLFLDEPTTFLDMAHQMEVLNILEKLNVQEHRTIVMVVHDLNHASRYAHHIVAIKHGNVVKTGTPHEVMEAGIIEKVFGIKSDIIKDPRSGMPLCLPYNLCEEQAASPIFGS, from the coding sequence ATGATCGAAACAGATCAACTCCATATTGGTTATGATCAGCAGACAATCGTAAACGATTTAAATATTGAGATTCCTTCTGGTAAAATTACCGCGCTTGTCGGCGCAAACGGTTCCGGCAAGTCTACCATTCTAAAAGCCCTGTCAAGGCTGATGAAGCCTTCGAAGGGCGTCGTCTACTTAAACGGCAGCTCCATCCACAGTCAAAAAACAAAGGAACTCGCCAAGCAGATGGCCATTCTTCCCCAAAATCCCGAAGCACCGCAGGGCTTAACGGTTACGGAGCTTGTGACATACGGACGGGCTCCTCATCAGCGTGGTTTTGGTTCCTTAAAGGCCCATGATAAAGAAATGATCGGCTGGGCCATTGAAATCACCGGCATGCGCGAATTCGCCAACCGCCCGATCGATCACTTATCCGGCGGGCAGCGTCAGCGGGCATGGATTGCCATGGCTCTGGCCCAGGAAACCGAAACCCTATTTTTGGATGAGCCTACCACCTTTCTTGATATGGCCCATCAGATGGAAGTGCTGAACATCCTTGAAAAACTGAACGTGCAGGAGCATCGGACTATCGTGATGGTCGTGCATGATTTGAATCATGCCAGCCGCTACGCCCATCATATTGTTGCCATCAAGCACGGCAACGTTGTCAAAACCGGCACCCCTCATGAAGTGATGGAAGCAGGAATTATCGAAAAAGTGTTTGGCATCAAAAGCGATATTATTAAAGATCCCCGTTCCGGCATGCCGCTCTGCCTTCCCTATAATTTATGCGAAGAACAGGCAGCTTCACCGATATTTGGATCCTAA
- a CDS encoding GNAT family N-acetyltransferase — protein MNIQPMKEIDRQKKEDFFAACWETNEMHVNNQTYILPELEGFCVQEAGVLAAAITYTYDGSVGLIVSLDSVIEKQGFASRLLMHAEEHLKKTGVEDLRVVITNENEYALRFYRRRGFQLASVHVDAARKAREDKPSIPLVGVNGITIRDEWHLRKWL, from the coding sequence ATTTCTTTGCCGCCTGCTGGGAAACAAATGAGATGCATGTTAATAATCAAACGTATATACTCCCGGAGCTTGAAGGATTCTGTGTCCAGGAGGCCGGGGTGCTTGCCGCAGCGATTACTTATACATACGATGGCAGTGTTGGTTTAATTGTGTCTCTTGACAGCGTAATCGAAAAGCAGGGATTTGCGAGCCGCCTGCTGATGCATGCAGAGGAGCATTTAAAAAAGACAGGGGTGGAGGACCTGCGGGTCGTCATAACAAACGAGAATGAATATGCGCTGCGTTTTTACCGGCGCCGGGGCTTTCAGCTGGCGAGCGTGCATGTTGATGCAGCCAGAAAAGCCCGGGAGGATAAGCCTTCGATCCCGCTTGTCGGCGTGAACGGAATAACGATCCGGGATGAGTGGCACCTGAGAAAATGGTTATAG